In Flavobacterium cerinum, one genomic interval encodes:
- a CDS encoding helix-turn-helix domain-containing protein produces MLLSLSKRVFLCAFLLAFQSVLATDTKNQLKDSIQKYIYNNPALAKKYIHRYLSISEKQKEDNDVIIAYNYLGYVCMTLSETDSAFYFCDKAIIKAYGANNQNLVLRAKINKASLLYQTYNFEQALLLYNEALQLANKLKDSYSVRSISISIANIKYEIGKHSEALAVFKRYLNSDISKPELASLELKIAKAYLKMNQPDSSMIYIKKGLEYCKQANDKELEVYFLNVKGLSYLKKKNYNQTEQILNDALQKSVKIKNKRIEATVMLSLAGLMSEQKEYNKSNQILKSGLSKQDKSEFAPEELTDYYKLLAENYKAVDSIGQSNFYYQKFIDENSKKSAKKIGTIEDLHKIDLEKIDQEKTDEVKQKNILIVAVLLLIGFLGFFYFRSKRNDRVNQEKFDILIGKINDFEAKKLLEEQEKPEKSPSKEEILESQLIPNITISKEEDIIEPEEADKMSEMPEIKEVAFESEEGEELIEDVVPADGTFIIKDERVNDILEKLEKLQEKKYFLRQDCTLHSVAKKLKTNTAYLSKIVNNELGKSFSTYINELRINYVILELKNNSKLRAYSVSSIADEIGYKSSDSFTKYFKAATGITPSIYIKKIEEMKHKEESVL; encoded by the coding sequence ATGTTGCTTTCCTTATCAAAAAGAGTTTTTCTTTGTGCTTTTCTATTGGCTTTTCAGTCGGTTTTAGCTACAGATACAAAGAATCAGTTAAAAGACTCTATTCAGAAATATATTTATAACAACCCGGCACTTGCTAAAAAATACATTCATCGTTATCTTTCGATCAGTGAGAAACAAAAAGAAGACAACGATGTAATTATTGCTTATAATTATTTGGGCTATGTATGTATGACGCTATCGGAAACGGATAGCGCATTTTATTTTTGCGATAAGGCGATTATCAAGGCTTATGGAGCTAATAACCAAAATCTGGTATTGCGGGCTAAGATTAATAAGGCAAGTTTATTGTATCAGACGTATAATTTTGAGCAGGCATTACTATTATATAACGAGGCATTACAACTGGCTAATAAATTAAAAGATTCGTATAGTGTAAGGAGTATCAGTATCAGCATTGCGAATATAAAGTATGAGATCGGGAAGCACAGTGAGGCCCTGGCTGTTTTTAAAAGATACCTGAATAGTGATATTTCAAAACCTGAACTTGCCTCACTTGAGCTTAAAATTGCAAAGGCCTATCTGAAAATGAACCAACCGGATTCCTCTATGATTTATATCAAAAAAGGATTGGAATATTGTAAGCAGGCTAATGATAAGGAATTAGAAGTTTATTTTCTGAATGTAAAAGGATTGAGTTATCTGAAGAAAAAAAATTATAACCAGACCGAACAAATACTAAATGATGCCTTGCAAAAATCGGTGAAGATTAAAAACAAACGGATTGAAGCAACGGTTATGTTAAGTCTTGCCGGATTAATGAGTGAGCAAAAAGAATATAATAAATCAAACCAGATACTCAAATCAGGACTTTCTAAACAGGATAAATCAGAATTTGCACCGGAAGAACTTACGGACTATTATAAACTACTGGCAGAGAATTATAAGGCTGTAGACAGTATCGGGCAATCGAACTTTTATTATCAGAAGTTTATTGATGAAAATTCTAAAAAATCGGCTAAAAAGATCGGAACGATTGAAGATTTGCATAAAATTGATCTAGAAAAGATAGACCAGGAAAAAACGGATGAGGTCAAACAAAAAAATATTCTGATTGTTGCGGTTTTATTATTGATCGGCTTTTTAGGGTTCTTTTATTTTAGAAGTAAAAGGAATGACAGAGTTAATCAGGAGAAATTTGATATTCTAATCGGTAAGATTAATGATTTTGAAGCAAAAAAATTATTAGAAGAACAAGAGAAACCGGAAAAAAGTCCGTCCAAAGAAGAAATATTGGAAAGTCAACTGATTCCGAATATAACAATCAGTAAAGAAGAGGATATCATTGAACCGGAAGAAGCGGATAAGATGTCGGAAATGCCTGAAATTAAGGAAGTAGCCTTTGAATCAGAAGAAGGAGAAGAGCTTATTGAAGATGTTGTCCCAGCTGACGGAACATTTATTATAAAAGATGAAAGGGTTAATGATATTCTCGAAAAATTAGAAAAGCTTCAGGAAAAGAAATACTTTTTAAGACAAGATTGTACACTTCATAGTGTAGCCAAAAAATTAAAAACCAATACGGCCTATCTGTCCAAGATTGTAAATAATGAATTGGGTAAAAGTTTCAGTACCTATATTAATGAGCTTCGTATTAACTATGTTATATTGGAATTAAAAAATAATTCTAAACTTAGAGCTTACTCGGTAAGTTCGATTGCAGATGAGATCGGATATAAAAGTTCGGACTCTTTTACCAAATATTTTAAGGCTGCAACCGGTATTACACCCTCCATTTACATCAAAAAAATAGAAGAAATGAAGCATAAGGAAGAAAGTGTTTTATAA